The region GGAAAAAACCATTGTACAAATTCGCTATAATTATAAATACAATAAGATTAATCTTATTCGAAGCACATAACTCCTTAACGGTCATATTATCAACGGAAAAATCAATATCAAAATGCTGCAAGCAAAGTAACAATGAATAGTTTTCATTGATTAAGTCAAGCATTTTTTTATCTTTCGTAATATAAGATTTCTGAGTTTTATACATTTTTTATTTGCAAAGTTAAATTAAAATTCCGCAATCAATCTTTTCAGTCGGTGGGTCGGCAAAAAAAGCATCCCGAAAGTATCCGGGACAGGTTGTGTGTGGCTGCGAAGGGATGGTTGCAGGGAAGGGCAGCCACACTCTTGCTTTTACTCATTGATATATTTATTTTCAATGGTATTCGTGAGCTCACTTCGTTCGGTTGTGGGCTGGGTTTTCCTTACTTTTTTTCTCAGTGCAGCAAAAATTCATTGTTCGGTTGTTTTTTTCGGCTTGCATACAACGTTGCGGCGATGAAGCGAAGGGTTTACCTGTAAAAACCTGAAAATCCGCCACAAAGCCAAAATTTTATTTTACAAATGTACATTATTATTTCACAAAATGAAATTTTTGGCGAGCAAATTTGAAATCTCAAATGTTTGCAAAGCAAGTGCGCCCTTTGCTTTATACGCCGCGGTTGCCGTTTGTTGTTTCACATTCTTTTCGTCAAATCGTCAGACCGAAACATATTCCAAATGACGGTCAAGTTAGGTCAGACCGACGAAAAATTAGTCGGCTCGATAAGAATCAAATCGTTAAAATCGAAAAGCCAAAAAATCACAAAGTCTGACCTGAATTGTCCGTCAACTTACAATCCGTTTAGTCCAACAATCGTCAAGCACGTGAAATTGCAATTGGCAACCCAAAAACTCGACAAGCCTAAAAATTAAAAATCAAAACGTTGTGCAAAAACTTGAAAATCGTAGTTTTTAATTAAGTCAAACCGTTTTAGGAATCAATAATCCAGTCGACAACAACCTTAAAACCAGATATCAAATAGTCGAATCCACTTAAATCAAACCGAAATCCGTAAAACAATCCAATCGGGGAGTGGTCGCTAGAAATCAGTAATCAATTTAAAAATCCAGTCGTTACGAAAAGCTAAAAAAACAAATCCCGGGAAAAAGTACCGAAAAAATGAACTAAAAAATTAAAAGCGGCCTTTGATATTTAACCGAACCCAAAAAGCTGGACGCAATAACTGGCAACGTTGCGGCTGGTGAGAGTTTTCTTGCTTGCAATGTCTTGAAAAACTGCACGTAGCCAAAACTTTGTTTAACAAATTTATCGATTTAATCGTCAAAACGAAGTTTTGGCGATGTTTATTTAACTCCTCGAACCCACAAACCAGCAGCAGCGCAAAATTCTCACTCGCCGCTGTTAAGTGCTGCCCTTTCTATTCTCCTAATAATTGTTCAACTTCTATTTTCAATTTGGGTAAATGATTGATCACGATACTCCAAATCATGTCGTCAGAAACTCTATCGTATCCATGAATTATCCTGTTGCGAGTTCCAATAATCTGTCTAGCGTTATTGATCTGAAAATCCTTGTCTTCTTTCAAAATTCGGTTAACAGCTTCTCCAATTATCTCAATATTCCTCTCAATCGCTCTCTTTATCATGATGTCATTCTGGTAATCTGCAAAAATTCGGGGTCGATCCACATAGTAACTATCAATCTCGTTAATTGATTGAAGAATATCGTAAAGCCAGGTTTTAATGTCAGGATTCATATAAAAGTCGTTTAGAGGCTTCAATTGATTGTCGTAGATAAGGATTTCGAATTGCTTTATCCTCCAATAAATCAACTTGTCGTCTAAAAATCTCTTCGAGAGCTTGTTTCAGACTAAAATAATTGTCTGCATAATTTTGTAAGTCAATATTGGAAAAGTCTACTAACAAATCAATATCGCTGTTTTTTGTGAATTTGTCTGTCAAGATTGATCCAAATACAGATAATTGCGATACATAATGCTGTTCGCACAATTTCCGAATTTTGTCCATATTTTGATCAATTATACTCATAATTCAAAAATACGATAACTTTTTTATAATTCAATACGGTAGATGTTCTCCTTGGGTTGCACTTAACGTCTCCTGCTAATGAGCGAAAGGCTTACTTTTTAAGACCTTTCAAATTCGACTGAGCCAAATTTACGATTTACATTTTAGAAAACAACACGTCAAATCGTAAGATTTGGCGGAGTTAATAAACCACCTTTGCCGCAAAAGCCCGCCACAAACACCTTTTGCTCTTTCGCAGGTGTTACCAACCGTAATTGCTACTTTAATAATTCATAGTCTCTTATCAACAATTCAGCAGATAAGTTCAATCGCTCTTTAAGTCTACGAATCATTTGAATCGTCAATCGTCGCTTACGGTTTAAAATCTCCGAAACCCTACTTTTTCCTCCAATCACGGGAATCAAGTCGACCTGTCGCATGTTAAGTTCTTCCATCCGTATTTTTATCGCCTCAATCGGATCTGGAGAGTCAATCGGATAGTGTTCTTTTTCGTATTCGTCAACTAAAAGTCCAAGAATATCTAATTCGTCACTTTCTGGAGTTCCATCAGGTGCGTCAAATATTTCTTCAAGTCTGCTTAGTGCTGCTTGATAGTCTTCTTCTGTTTTTATCGGTTTTATATTCATGGGGTTCAGTTTTAAATTGTGTTTGCATCTATTTTGTCGTAATCACTATGGGTTCCTATGAACCTCACAAAACCCAATTGTTTGTCAAATCGAAATTTCACAACCAATCGGTAATCATTGCCTTTTATGTTAAAAACAATTCGTCCATCTTTAAGAATACTTGCATGTGCGTAGGATTTTTTGACATCATTTGGACTTTTCCAATTTGAACTTGTCGCTGTTTCATACCATGTTTTCAGATATTGTTCCGAATCAGGATGCTTTTCCCAAAATTTCCGTAACGTACTTTTCGCAAATATTCGTTTCATTCATAATTATTTTCTACAAATATAATGCAAATATTCGCAAATTGGGAACTTTTATCGGAATTTTTTATGGTTGGTAACGTATGCGGCTTTGGAGCGTACGGCTTGCTTGTAATGTCCTTAAAATCTGCTCCGTAGCCAAAAACTTTGTTTTACAATATTAATAAAATTACTCGTCAAAACGAAGTTTTGGCGGTGTTAAAAAAGAACCTCGAACCTCTCGCAACTACGCTGCTCCGTATGCTCTAACGCCGCGGTTAGTGGTTGTTACTTATAGCTTTGTTTACATCATTAAAAGCTTTTTTTATTAATTCCGTCCAACTTTGTTCTATAATAATGTCTTTTGTGCTGTTATCATTTTTCAATCGGTTAAGATAATATGTCAAATTCTGCTCGTGAAATTTCAATACTAACTCCTGAGGTTTTTCTTTATCTAACTCTGAAAATATAATATCTAAATCATTACTGTCCGATAAAAGCACGGAATTGATCAATTGATTTTTCAAAACTATGATTTTCTGAGAATTAAGGTTTGCATTTAATGAATTTTTTAAAGTAAGCCTCAGAATAGAGAGGGCTGCATCAATTCGTCATAAGTTTTCTGCCAATCTTTGTCCGGATGCTCAAGAAACCTGAATAAATGAATGTAGTTAAACAAATGAATTTTACAGAAGCTAACTAAATTGGAAAACGCCCATTTCCTCTTGAGCGTTTGTTGGATAACAGTCATCAATAGGTTTGCGATTAAGGCACAGTATATCTGTATTTTAATCGCATTTTCATTGTCCCCGAGAAAATATTTTAGCGGGAAATTTTGTTTTAATTGTTTGAACAGAAGTTCAATTTGCCATCGTAGTTTGTAAATAGCAGCTATTAAATCAGCCCTCATTTCAAACAAGTTAGTTAAAAACTCAAACCGTCTTTTAAGGGTTCTGTCGTAGAACTGGACTTTACGCAGCTTTAAAGGGCGTGTGTTATTCTCATATTTTACCTGAACTTCTATGATTTCATCTTTTTCAACCCCACTATGAATATGTTCTTCTATCTTACAATCATTTAGCGTTTTATATGCTGCATTGTCTTTTATTCGGGTGACAAAACCTGTATCTGTTTGCGAAAATTTATCAAAGGCTTTGTAGTCATTATAGCCTTTGTCAAATACGTATATTGTGTTTGCATTATGCTTAAGACTATTTAACAATACATGGTCATGAGTGGCAGCACTGGTGAGCCAAACCATCTTGGGTGCAGTTTCGTCTACATTTATCGTTGCATGAAGTTTTATACCGCCTTTCTTTTTACCGGTTTTAGGATGCCGTCCAACACACTTCAATATATCCTTAAACAAACTGATGGTTGAGCTGTCAATAATCTCTACTTGTTTGTTTATTACATCTTTAATTCTGCTGTCCGAAATATAATGACCATATTGTTTGAGTAGCTTATTGTAGATTTCTCCGAACACATCACAATCTCTACGTTTATTTGAATCTGACAAGGTACTTTTCTTTGGAATATGATTTAACTGAAAATGTTTGGTTTTACCTGATAAACCAAGCATTGCGCCACTTACTTCGCGTAAGGATGTGCATTTGGCAAAAGAACAAAACAACATACTAATTAAGTGATCTTTTGTTTTGAACTTCTTCACATAGTGATCTGAATTGTGCTTTTTTGCACTTGCAGTAATGATTTTTGAATCAATTAAGGAAATCAGCTGTCCGAAAACCGATGTTCCAAAAAAATGTGTAGTTTTATCCATAAGTAGAGTGTTTGTGGTAAAACAAATCTACTAAAAAAGAGAGAAGGAAGGCTACTGCAGTCTTCCTCCTCTCAAATTTTTATCGGACAACAGTGTATCTAAATATAGTTTTAAAACCTTTTCTATTTCACTTTTAGCAATTGGGTCTTTAATATCCTTTGTCATTAATTCCCACTTATACCAAATGTAATGATAATGTCGTTCAGATACATGATATCTCTTATCACACTTTTTACATTGTAATCCATACACGTGTGTATAGTCACCAATTCCTTTTACAAGAAAAGCCATTGATTCATTGTTTTTTTCCACATTGGGGTCAAAATGACTATAAGCCCCTAAATACAAATCACAAGAACAGATTCCCCCTTGATTATCTTTCAGTTTTATATGATGATCAATGATTACAATTGGAAACTCATAAAACACATTATTTACAGTAAACCTAAGATTTCGTGTGCTTTCATAGATTTCATCTCGATATGGAAAAAGCTTTTTAATTTGGTCTTCGTTCTGACTATTATTTATTATTTCTGTACCAGATTTTCTAATTCTGTGAAGGTCTCTCGATGTCATATCTAGTACTATTTCTTTAATATTCATCCCGATAAATATAACTTTTTGATTAACTGTAATCTACGATTATAATAACCACTAACGGCTCCTGCTAGTGAGCGAAAGGCTTAATTATTAAGACCTTTCAAGCTGCACTGAGCCAAATTTACGATTTACATTTCAAAAAATAGCCCGTCAAATCGTAATATTTGGCGGTGGAAATTAAACTCCACTAAAGCTAAAGCCCGCCACAGGCGCCTTTTGCTCACTCGCAGGTGTTGTGCAAAGTGCTTTAGAACATTAAGTTAAAACCTCTATCTTTCTTTTTATACTTGCTGATCTCTGCTTTATAAAACTTGATCTGTTGTTGGCAAATAAAATTTCTAAAAATCGAAATATCCTCCAATTCTTCTGTTTTGTTCAACGCATCGATATAATCAGCTCGATCTTCTGTAAATATTTTAATCAATGGTTCGTCATGGTAAAGTTGAATATAATTCATCATTAATCTCGAAGTTCGTCCATTTCCATCACCAAAAGGATGAATGTTCACCAAGTTATAATGAAAATCTGCAGAAAGTTTAATGATATCATTTCCTGAAACATCGTCAATTCGATCATTAATATTATTCACTAGATTTCTTAGAAGACCTTCCATTTTAGAGTAATCAGGAAAATATTTTTTATCAACGTATACTTGCGCTTTACGCAAATCACCTTGTGATGTATCAAATGAGCCAGAAATTGTGTTTATCAACCCTCCCGTATTTTTCATCACTAATGCTGCAACATCTTGAATCAACTCGACAGTAACTTTTCTTTTATCTTTTGCCGTCTGCTTTATAAACATAAAAGCATTATAATGATCTTTAACCATCATATGATCCTGCAATGGTTTTCCCTTTGCCGTAATATCTTTTTCAAGAAGAAGTTGAGTGTCATTTTCAGTTAAAGAGCAGCCTTCAATCTTGGTAGAATTATAAACTATGGATATCATTGAAAACTTTTCGTAATCAATAGCATCCCGCAATCCCAGGTTGAGATAATCATTCCTTAATATTTCTAATTCTTTCCACATAATATACAAAAGTAGTCAAAATATTAAATACCTGAGCTGCAACTCCCGTTTTTGCATTTTGCACAACGTTGTGGCGATGAAGCGAAGGCCTTACTTACAAAGTCCAATCAAACTTCATGGAGCCAAAACTTTGTTTTACAAATATACATCTTTACCCGTCAAAACGAAGTTTTGGCGGGGTTAATTTAAAACCTCGAGCCCACGAAACGCACTGCCCGCCTTTGCTTTATACGCCGCGGTTACCAGTTGTTGTTTATGCTATTTCTAATTTGTCAGAATCAAAATTCACGGTCATTTTAACTGTTGCTTTCAATGCTTCAAAAACTCTTAAAATCGTCGAGAATCTAACATCCTTTGCGTTGTTTTCAATCTTAGAAATCTGTGCTTTCTGAACACCGACAAGTCGTCCGAGTTGTTCCTGTGTCAGTTTACGTTCTTTTCGTGCTTTTTTTATCATGTCGCCAAGAATGTCCAATTTAAGCTCAAATTCAAACTGGTCACGTTCTTTAGTTCCACGCTTACCAACATATTTGTCTGTCAGGTTTTCAAGTGAATATGTTTTCATAGTCGGTTACTTTTTTGTTGATAAATAATCTTCTCTCAATCTCTCAGCTTTGTCTATTTCTTTTTTCGGTGTCTTTTGCGTTTTCTTAATCAATCCGTGGGTTGCGATTATCAGGATTGATTTGTCGTCTCGTTTATCCCAAAATGCGAATAAACGGATTTGCTTAGTTAAAAACTTTGTCCGAAACTCCCAGATGTTTCCTTTTAATTTCTTAAAGAGTTCGGGGTCATTTATGGTTTAGCCCCCTATAAATCGGACAATTTATTTTCAGGTTTCAAAAGTAACCATTTTCTTCATAATATTGCATTAGCAAGGGACGACCGAAGGTGACCTTTTTACCGATGGTTGTTTTGGTGTAACGGGCCCGTTCACCTTTCTATGTAAATCTGACGGCTCATCGAGAGCCGCCCGATTTAAGCAAGGGACTTCCCTCAGGCTCTCATTCCCCGATAGCTGGTAGTAGGGGATTTTGGAGTAAAACCTGACTTTTCGGTTTTTGTATTCTTTACGAATTATTAATCCTTTATCCCACATTTCCCAAAATAAACGAGGTGGAAGGTTTGCAATAGAGCCGTGTAGTCGGACGTTGTTGTATTTTTCATAAAATATTGTAAGTCGTTGTGTTAATTGCCCAATATCCCAAAAGTTATTATTGCCAAGCGATTTTGATAAAATGTTGTGAAAACTCTCCACATGACCATTTTCCTGTGGGGTATACGGGTGTGTAAAAACTTGATTAAGATAATTTTCCTTAAAAAATGATTGGATGATTTTTGAGCCAAATTGTGGCCCATTATCATTACGGATCTCCACATGTACACCCTTAGTTAATATATCAGCCGGCTGCAAATGATCAATAATTACTTGCTCCCATGCCTTTTTAACATCGCCTGATTTCATAGAAAATCCCACCCTCCAATGTAAAACAGCTCGTGTAAATGTGTCTATAATAGTCAAAATAAAAGCATACCTGCGTGCTTGGGTAATCCAAATATATTTGATGTCCATTTCGATTACTTCCAGGGGGCCTTTCGGGGTGACTATTCGATATCTGGCATATGTTTTTGGCTGTCGATTATACTTTGTTTTAAATAATTGAGACTCTTTCATCAGCCGATATACTTTTTTGTGGTTAATTAAATATCCCAGCAACACTAAAGCTGTTGCCATCTTTCTGTAGCCATAATCTGTATCCGGATCAGACTGTATGTTTTTTATTTTTTTGATAACAAAAGAGTTGTTTTTAATAATTTTTTGGCCATCCTCCAGTTTTTCTGTTGTACTGGTGGGTTTTCTGCCTGGCCGTTTGCCAAGAGATTTATAATAATATTGATGCTTGGTAACTCCGGCAATGGAAAGAGCAATGTCTCTGCGAAGTCCAAACCCAATATATTTACAAACTATTTCTTTTTTCTCGCCCAGGCATACTTCTTTTTTAGCATATCATCTTTGAGCCGCCCTTCAAGTTCTTTTTCGGCTAAAAGCTTTTTCAGCGTTTCGTTTTCTTTTTCTAAACGCTTAATCTCTTTTAACTGAGCAGGGGTCATCCCATGGCGAAAGCCAGCTTCTCCCATGGTTTCGAATTTTTTCTTCCAACCATAATATGTGGCCGGATAAATTCCGTGTTTCTCAAGGGTTACGTTAACTCCTTGTTCTGTAGCTTCTTTTATAATCTGAAGCTTTTCCTCTTTGGTGAATTTTCTTTTTTTCATGTCTGTGTGCATAATTACTAATTTTTATTGATAATTATGTCAGACTTATTCGGGGGCTAATTCAATTTATTTCTCTGGATTTCCAGATATTGAAAAGAACCTTTTTTCTTGATTTATCATCCAAATTGTCCATGAAATCTTTGGCTGGTTCAAGAAATTCAACGTCAAACTTTTTCATTCACTAGTTTTTACGACAAAGATAATAAAAAGTTTCCTTTTCGGGAAATAAAAATTAAAGATGGTAAATTACGGTGGCAATAACTGGTAACGTTAAGGCTTGTGGGAGAAAGGCTTACCTGTTCAGACCAATCAAATTCCACGTAGCCAAATTCGTTTTACAATGTTACACAAATTTTAAATTAAAACGAAAGTTGGCGGTGCAAAACTAAAACCTTTAACCTTCGAAACTACGCAGCGCCTTTTTCCCACTCGCCTTTGTTAAGTGCTGCCGTTTTTAATTTTTATCCGCAGATATAATAATCCTAGTATAACTGCTGCAATAAGCATATTTATCTTTAAAATTTGTGAATGCGTTTCAAGTATCTCGGAACAATATAAAAATACAAGAACGCTAATATTAGTGTATGTCAAAACAATCCAAATTAGTCGTTTATTATATCCCCGATCATTATAATTAGCCGATATAGCAAGAACTCCAAAATAGCAAATAAATATTATTGCTGTAGTTAATTCTACTTTAACACATTTATTGTTTTGAATAACAGTAATCTATATCCCGTTGCCTTTTTTTGTGTCGATGTTCCAATTTTTCCAACATACGCTCATCTGTCATTTCACGGTAAAACTTATATACCAAAAAATCCATGATGTCCCTTGCAGAAAGCAATGGAATCTGGTCATGATTTAAAATTTTCTCCTTTAACATAAAACTGCCTACAATCATATTTAATGCAACTTGATGATACCATGATTTCCATTTACGAGTCTGAAAATGGTCCATCCCCAATATTTGCTTTTGTTCTTTGAAACTGTGCTCTATAAAAAAACGCTGTGCCTGCATATATGCCAGTGCTTGTTCGGTGTACTGGACAAGTTCGGCATTTGTGAATGAATATTTAGTCTCTACGCAATCATTTGTTTTTCTTTTCGAAACAACCAATAAACGTTTTTCAACGGCATTGGAGGCTTTGTCCCAAATGTAAACAGTCTTGAAATGAAAGAGCCCCTTGAGTTTGCCTTTTGCAGAATCGCGAATATTTAATTTCTTCCAATCCTTTGCGGACAGGGTTTTAATGTAGGTGTCGGCATTAACTGCTGATGTACTTGCTTTTAGCTTTTTTGGGGCGCGCCCCCGATTACTCTTGCGTTCGGGCAAATAAAGTTCCGGCTCTTCTAAATATATCTTTTGATTACTATGAATATCAAGCATATAAATTAAGCCCAAATCAGCCACAGAACGGGTAAATACAATGTCATTTCCATATAGGCCATCCGCTCCAACGTAATCAAATGATATACCCATTTCAAGTTGATGCTTTACTATTTCTGTTGCCAACTCTGGTTTTGTGCGGAAAATCCTATCTTCACGGGGTATACCTGCAGCTTCACATCTACCCTGATCATCGATCCATGATTTTGGTAAATAAAGCCTGGTATCGACCAACGAGGCGTATTTGTCATTACAAAGGCAGCCAAAAACGGCTACCTGTGAGTTTGCTGTTTTTCCTACATTCCCACAATACTGATGATCAACACCAACGCTTTTCTTTCCCTTTTTAACCCAACCACTTTCATCGATGAGTAGTCCTGTTAACTTCCGATTGGGCAATGCTTGGTCTACATTTTTTGCAGTTTGATCGATGACAGCCCGAGCATCCCAGTTAGATTCTGTTATGAAATGCTGCATCTGATGATAGTTGGCATTCAATGTTTCACTTATGCGTTCTATGTTTTTCAAATCGCTTAATGCAAGTCCTTCGACATATTGAGAGGCTTTATCGAAGTTTGTCTTTGTTTTATTTTTGAAAAAATACTCATATTCAGACAAATACACTTCAAGACGGTCGTTAACCGCAAGCAGTGTTTTACCATTGTTATAATCTTTTTTTAAGTGATTCGCTCGTTACCCATTGCAAATAAAATTACATTTTTTTAACATGCGCAATATACTAAATGTTAACGGATTATCACTGTTATTCACTTAAAATAACTTCGTTTTTTTTAATCTGTTAAAGTAGAATTAAGAATAGTATATCTAGAATTTTATCATTTGTCAGATTATTCAGTTTAAAAGTCAAGTATACAATAAAAAGTCCCCAAAAAGCTATTTTCAGGATCTTCTTAATTTGTTTCAAATTAGATATTAATCTTTGATTCATGTGATTTTAATTTCATCCAGTTATATTTTATTTTTAGTGGTCAAATATACCATTCCTATTTATTATCATCTTAATTGTAATCGAAAGGACATAAAATTTAAATCTCTAATTGTTGAAATCTTGGTTTCAGTGTCACTTCCTATTCAATTAAAATATCGCAATAATAAAACAAAATAGAAATAATCAATCCTCATTGGTATTAAAAATCCTTGTTTTTATAATTTTAGCAAACTGCTTGATTTTCTCATATGGTAGCACTTAACGTCGCGGCTTGTGAGAGTTTTCTTGCTTGCAATATCCTGAAAACCAGCACGTAGCCAAAACTTTGTTTTACAAATTTATCTATTTAATCGTCAAAACGAAGTTTTGGCGATGTTTATTTAACTCCTCGAACGCACAAACCAGCAGCAGCGCAAAATTCTCACTCGCCGCTGTGTGTGCCCTGCATGAGCATGCAGCACACACTCGACCGAAAGCAATTGAAAAAGCCGAAATATGCAAATAAATTTTCAATATGCCATGGTCGAGTGGTGTTATTTTAGTCCAAAGGGTGTAAATCCTTTATCGGCAAGCTGATAAATAAGCATGAGCCGATTAGTAAGACGCAAGGTGGTTCAGAGCGATCTGAGCACTGAAGGAAGCGAAACTGCAAAGACCTGTACTGACGCACAGGAAGTGCATACAGAGGCAGGAAAAGGAGGGTTAGCAATCACAGCTTTGCAAAGCCTGAAATCAGCATTCTTTTCCTGTAGATGCAACAGGAATAGGTCGAAGGACGATGTTCTTACCAGGGGAGGTCTTGGACTAGATTCGGTATTTCTATACACCAAGAAGTCAGCCGAAGCCGTAGTAACCAGTGGTAACGAGCCAAACCCTTAATGATAGACAGGTAAGTTTGGAGGCCTCACAAGCCGGCGAAGGGCTGAACTTTAAATCGTTGCAAATTCGCGTAGGAGGTCTATGCACTGCAAGGTGAATACCAGCCGCGGGAAAGCGTAACAGGAAACAGAAAAGGAAATGGAAATCAAAGAAGAATTGATCGACAAGATTTTGCAACCGGCCAACTTAACGATGGCTTGTAAAGAGGTTGTTCGCAACAAAGGCGCTGGCGGTGTCGACGGCATGAAGGTGAGCGAACTTGAAGCCCACCTGCATGAACACCGAACCACCCTGACCGAGCAAATAAGGAAAGGGAACTACCACGCTCAACCGATCAGGGGCAAAGAGATACCCAAGGGAGGAGGTAAAATGCGCCTTCTGGGTATCCCTACCGCAGTAGACCGGACGCTACAACAGGCAGTTCTACGTGTGGTAATGTTGCGCTACGAACAGGAATTTTCAAACTATAGTTATGGGTTTCGTCCGGAACGGAACACGCATCAGGCCGTAGGAAAATCATTGCGCTACATCAATTCAGGCTACCAACACATTGTTGAAATCGATCTCAAACAGTTTTTCGACAATGTCGATCATGTGCTGCTTTTACAATTGCTCTACCGGAAGGTTAAGTGTAAAGCCACCATGAGTCTTATCAGGCGTTGGTTGAGAGCACCACTCGAAAAAGATGGTAAACTCATAAAACGCAGGAAAGGAGTACCGCAAGGCAGTCCGATTAGCCCGTTACTGTCCAACATCATCTTACATGAGTTAGATACAGAAATGGAGCGTCTAGGGCTAAGATTTGTCCGCTATGCCGATGATTTTAGCATTTACTGCAAAACAAAATCAGAAGCAAGGAGAGCAGGCAATCAGGTTTACCTTTACCTGAGGGATAAGTTAAAACTTCCGATTAACCGGGAGAAAAGCGGCATCCGACGGCCTACACAATTCCAGATACTGGGATTTGGATTTGCCCCGGTCTACCAAAAAGGAGTAAAGGGCAAATACCAACTAGTTGTGACCCGGAAGAGATGGAAAGCGTTTAAAGCCAAGCTGAAAGATATAACCCGGAAGACCAAACCAATGAATTTTGATGAGCGTATTGCAAAGCTGAAAGAAATCCAACGAGGGTGGCTCAACGCTTTTAAATACGCCAATATCAAAGTGAAATTGGAGGAATTAGACGGATGGCTCCGTAACCG is a window of Salinivirga cyanobacteriivorans DNA encoding:
- a CDS encoding DUF86 domain-containing protein, whose translation is MKPLNDFYMNPDIKTWLYDILQSINEIDSYYVDRPRIFADYQNDIMIKRAIERNIEIIGEAVNRILKEDKDFQINNARQIIGTRNRIIHGYDRVSDDMIWSIVINHLPKLKIEVEQLLGE
- a CDS encoding nucleotidyltransferase family protein yields the protein MDKIRKLCEQHYVSQLSVFGSILTDKFTKNSDIDLLVDFSNIDLQNYADNYFSLKQALEEIFRRQVDLLEDKAIRNPYLRQSIEASKRLLYES
- a CDS encoding helix-turn-helix domain-containing protein, coding for MNIKPIKTEEDYQAALSRLEEIFDAPDGTPESDELDILGLLVDEYEKEHYPIDSPDPIEAIKIRMEELNMRQVDLIPVIGGKSRVSEILNRKRRLTIQMIRRLKERLNLSAELLIRDYELLK
- a CDS encoding type II toxin-antitoxin system HigB family toxin is translated as MKRIFAKSTLRKFWEKHPDSEQYLKTWYETATSSNWKSPNDVKKSYAHASILKDGRIVFNIKGNDYRLVVKFRFDKQLGFVRFIGTHSDYDKIDANTI
- a CDS encoding IS4 family transposase, producing MDKTTHFFGTSVFGQLISLIDSKIITASAKKHNSDHYVKKFKTKDHLISMLFCSFAKCTSLREVSGAMLGLSGKTKHFQLNHIPKKSTLSDSNKRRDCDVFGEIYNKLLKQYGHYISDSRIKDVINKQVEIIDSSTISLFKDILKCVGRHPKTGKKKGGIKLHATINVDETAPKMVWLTSAATHDHVLLNSLKHNANTIYVFDKGYNDYKAFDKFSQTDTGFVTRIKDNAAYKTLNDCKIEEHIHSGVEKDEIIEVQVKYENNTRPLKLRKVQFYDRTLKRRFEFLTNLFEMRADLIAAIYKLRWQIELLFKQLKQNFPLKYFLGDNENAIKIQIYCALIANLLMTVIQQTLKRKWAFSNLVSFCKIHLFNYIHLFRFLEHPDKDWQKTYDELMQPSLF
- a CDS encoding Fic family protein, with protein sequence MWKELEILRNDYLNLGLRDAIDYEKFSMISIVYNSTKIEGCSLTENDTQLLLEKDITAKGKPLQDHMMVKDHYNAFMFIKQTAKDKRKVTVELIQDVAALVMKNTGGLINTISGSFDTSQGDLRKAQVYVDKKYFPDYSKMEGLLRNLVNNINDRIDDVSGNDIIKLSADFHYNLVNIHPFGDGNGRTSRLMMNYIQLYHDEPLIKIFTEDRADYIDALNKTEELEDISIFRNFICQQQIKFYKAEISKYKKKDRGFNLMF
- a CDS encoding helix-turn-helix domain-containing protein, which encodes MKTYSLENLTDKYVGKRGTKERDQFEFELKLDILGDMIKKARKERKLTQEQLGRLVGVQKAQISKIENNAKDVRFSTILRVFEALKATVKMTVNFDSDKLEIA
- a CDS encoding DDE-type integrase/transposase/recombinase, giving the protein MGEKKEIVCKYIGFGLRRDIALSIAGVTKHQYYYKSLGKRPGRKPTSTTEKLEDGQKIIKNNSFVIKKIKNIQSDPDTDYGYRKMATALVLLGYLINHKKVYRLMKESQLFKTKYNRQPKTYARYRIVTPKGPLEVIEMDIKYIWITQARRYAFILTIIDTFTRAVLHWRVGFSMKSGDVKKAWEQVIIDHLQPADILTKGVHVEIRNDNGPQFGSKIIQSFFKENYLNQVFTHPYTPQENGHVESFHNILSKSLGNNNFWDIGQLTQRLTIFYEKYNNVRLHGSIANLPPRLFWEMWDKGLIIRKEYKNRKVRFYSKIPYYQLSGNESLREVPCLNRAALDEPSDLHRKVNGPVTPKQPSVKRSPSVVPC
- a CDS encoding transposase; this encodes MKKRKFTKEEKLQIIKEATEQGVNVTLEKHGIYPATYYGWKKKFETMGEAGFRHGMTPAQLKEIKRLEKENETLKKLLAEKELEGRLKDDMLKKKYAWARKKK
- a CDS encoding IS701 family transposase: MYLSEYEYFFKNKTKTNFDKASQYVEGLALSDLKNIERISETLNANYHQMQHFITESNWDARAVIDQTAKNVDQALPNRKLTGLLIDESGWVKKGKKSVGVDHQYCGNVGKTANSQVAVFGCLCNDKYASLVDTRLYLPKSWIDDQGRCEAAGIPREDRIFRTKPELATEIVKHQLEMGISFDYVGADGLYGNDIVFTRSVADLGLIYMLDIHSNQKIYLEEPELYLPERKSNRGRAPKKLKASTSAVNADTYIKTLSAKDWKKLNIRDSAKGKLKGLFHFKTVYIWDKASNAVEKRLLVVSKRKTNDCVETKYSFTNAELVQYTEQALAYMQAQRFFIEHSFKEQKQILGMDHFQTRKWKSWYHQVALNMIVGSFMLKEKILNHDQIPLLSARDIMDFLVYKFYREMTDERMLEKLEHRHKKRQRDIDYCYSKQ